In one Arachis duranensis cultivar V14167 chromosome 9, aradu.V14167.gnm2.J7QH, whole genome shotgun sequence genomic region, the following are encoded:
- the LOC107465812 gene encoding LOW QUALITY PROTEIN: protein PHOSPHATE STARVATION RESPONSE 1 (The sequence of the model RefSeq protein was modified relative to this genomic sequence to represent the inferred CDS: deleted 2 bases in 1 codon) — translation MSSSFPVLPTSAAQASSINSNIRSVGHMFSTPADFPDDGVPFPTASEIHATTQASQPLRQIDDVSWGADLFDNILLFPDNNNAPFQNDHTVYSAPFSSSDNPKAVDFEWVDPFMSDDDPLQLNWNQFVSDTNVAEPKPKESQLSIQQQVPSVEANGLPDSVSTTPQTKQRMRWTPELHEAFVEAVNQLGGSEKATPKGVLNLMKVEGLTIYHVKSHLQVVVFISFSFLTLMRTCIYLSIVFFFFYARYKPEPSEGAPEKKLMDSIEEMNPLDLKTSKGITEALRLQMELQKRLHEQLEIQRKLQIQIEDQGKRLQMMFEKQIEGSSSAPISSTGQHTNENSEPQNDDNDKQEQGDEQLVAPPPKRVKSL, via the exons ATGTCTTCATCTTTTCCTGTTCTTCCTACATCTGCAGCGCAGGCTTCATCAATAAATTCCAACATCAGAAGTGTTGGTCATATGTTCTCAACCCCTGCTGATTTCCCTGATGATGGCGTGCCATTTCCCACCGCTTCCGAAATCCATGCAACAACACAAGCTTCTCAGCCGCTGCGACAAATTGATGATGTTTCCTGGGGAGCGGATCTGTTCGACAATATTCTTTTGTTTCCTGATAATAACAACGCTCCTTTCCAGAATGATCATACAGTGTATAGTGCTCCATTCTCATCCAGTGATAATCCAAAGGCTGTTGATTTTGAGTGGGTTGATCCCTTCATGTCTGATGATGATCCTCTTCAGCTAAATTGGAACCAGTTTGTCAGTGATACCAATGTAGCAGAGCCAAAACCAAAG GAAAGTCAGTTATCAATACAGCAGCAAGTGCCATCTGTTGAAGCTAACGGTCTTCCAGACTCGGTCTCCACCACACCCCAAACTAAGCAAAGAATGCGTTGGACTCCGGAGCTTCATGAGGCCTTTGTAGAGGCAGTGAATCAGCTTGGTGGTAGTGAGA AGGCTACTCCAAAAGGAGTCTTGAACCTAATGAAAGTTGAAGGCCTTACCATATATCATGTGAAAAGCCACCTTCAGGTGGttgtttttatatctttttcctttttaactCTTATGAGGACGTGTATTTATTTatcaattgtttttttttttt tttatgcccGATACAAACCTGAGCCATCAGAAG GAGCTCCTGAGAAAAAGTTGATGGATTCAATTGAAGAAATGAATCCTCTAGACTTAAAAAC GAGTAAGGGGATAACTGAAGCATTGAGGTTGCAGATGGAACTTCAAAAGCGGCTTCATGAACAACTTGAG ATACAAAGAAAGTTGCAGATTCAAATTGAAGACCAAGGGAAGCGTCTTCAGATGATGTTTGAAAAACAGATAGAGGGCTCGTCCTCTGCTCCAATATCAAGCACGGGGCAACATACAAATGAAAATTCAGAACCCCAGAACGACGACAATGATAAACAGGAACAGGGAGACGAGCAGTTGGTTGCGCCTCCCCCAAAACGGGTTAAAAGTTTATGA